CATGACCGGATGGACGTGTCCGACTGGGTCACGCGCTGCCTGAAAGACACGATGGACGAAAGCGTATCGCGGATGCAGAGCGGACTCGCGGTGCTCGCGTCGATCGGCAGTACCGCGCCGTTCGTCGGTCTGTTCGGCACGGTGTGGGGTATCTATCACGCGCTGCTGACTATCGGCGCGACCGGCCAGACGTCGATCGACCAGGTCGCCGGTCCGGTCGGCGAGGCGCTGATCATGACCGCATTCGGTCTGTTCGTCGCGATTCCCGCCGTGCTCGGCTACAACGCACTGACGCGCGCGAACAAGGCGATCGTCAGCAAGCTGAACCGCTTCGCACACGGCCTGCATGCGTTCTTCGTGACAGGCGCCCGTCTGTCGTCGTCGAAGCGCGGCGACGGTCTGCGTCTCGCGACGCGCAACAACTGATCCGCGAGGCACTCCGATGGCAATGAGCCCTTTCGCCAGCGACGACGACGATGGCCTGATGAACGAGATCAACATGAC
This portion of the Paraburkholderia flava genome encodes:
- a CDS encoding MotA/TolQ/ExbB proton channel family protein, which translates into the protein MQNYGIAHVWAQGDFVTRGIALALMIMSVLSWTVIVIKSWNVVRMNRLTRNAEQAFWHSDDLADGVKKLGAHASTPQDNPFLALALSGQEAADHHHQTQPHLHDRMDVSDWVTRCLKDTMDESVSRMQSGLAVLASIGSTAPFVGLFGTVWGIYHALLTIGATGQTSIDQVAGPVGEALIMTAFGLFVAIPAVLGYNALTRANKAIVSKLNRFAHGLHAFFVTGARLSSSKRGDGLRLATRNN